A window of Roseiflexus castenholzii DSM 13941 genomic DNA:
CTCGGCAGACGCGATCGCCTCTTCGACCATGGCGTCCACCTGGTAATCGCGCGCCAGCATGATCAACCCCTGCCCGACGCTCACCGTTCGACTGAGGTTCAGCAACTCTTCCGCATGCGCATTGAGATACTGCACGCGACGATCAGCATCGACCAGCACCAATCCATCGTCGAACGCAGCAGCAGCAGCGTGAAAGAGCGAGGAGAATGCATCCGGGGAGGGGACCGGTGATTCGGGTAATGATGGAGGCGGTTGAAGACGAGTTCTCTGACGCCATCCCCAAATGAGGGATAACACAAGCGCCAGCAAGAGCGTAGCAATGATCCATTCCATCACAGCGCTCACGCCGGTCGGCGCCGGAGATCAGTTGGGCGCTTCAAAGCGGTAGCCAATGCCGCGCACCGTATGGATATACACCGGCCTGCTCGGATCAGGTTCGACCTTTTCGCGCAACCAGCGAATATGCACATCGACAGTTCGGCTATCGCCGAGAAAGTCGTACCCCCATACCCGCTCGAGCAGCATATCGCGCGACAGCGCCATACTGCGATTGCGCATCAGGCAGACCAACAGATCGAACTCTTTTTGGGACAGATTCAACTCCACATTATCTCGCCAGGCGCGTCGTGAACCGGTATCGACCCGGAGCGAACCGGCATCGAGCACCTCGCGCATCATGCCGATCCGTCGTTCAGAGCGGCGCATAATTGCGCGCACCCGCGCCAACAGTTCACCCAGGCTGAACGGTTTGGCGACATAATCATCGGCGCCCAACTCCAGTCCCGCAATGCGATCAATTTCGTCCTGCCGCGCCGTCAGGATCAGAATAGGCACCTCGCTCTCCTGGCGCAGAATGCGGCAGACGGAGAATCCATCAAGGCGCGGCAGCATCACGTCGAGAATGACCATATCGGGTTGGTCGCGTCGCGCCCGTTCGAGACCTGCCACGCCATCGACAGCATTGATAACCGAATATCCTTCCCGCTCCAAATTGTACCGCAGCGTTTCCGAGAGAATCGGATCATCTTCTACCAGCAGAATGGTGGACATATGCATGTCGTTGCTCACAGTTCAGATGCTCCATGCGTTGTGCCCGGCATGTCGGAAGATCGCTGCATCGCATGGTTGCCGTGCCGTGCTCTCATTCCTGTGGACCTGCATTGTCCGTGGCGCGCCCAACGCCATCGCTGGCGCGACATACATAGATGGTGGCCGTGCGACCGGTGGCATTGTGATATACGCGCAACAGGTCGCGGCTGAACGATTCCACTTCATTGCGCTCGACCAGGCTCACCGTACACCCGCCAAATCCTGCGCCGGTCAGGCGTGATCCGTAACATCCCGCCAGATGGTGCGCCGTTTCGACCAGAATGTCGATGTCGGGCAGGCTCACCTGATAGTCGTCGCGCAGGCTGGCGTGCGACTCGTTCATCAACCGCCCGAATGTGACCACATCGCCGCGTTCGAGCGCTTCTGCGCCCTGGAGTGTGCGACGGTTTTCACGGACCACATGCCGGGCGCGCGAGCGAATCGGCTCTGGCAGCGCATCGGAATGGGCTGCCAGGTGATCCTCGCTGACATCGCGCAATGCGCGAATACCCGGATACCACCGGCGCAGCAACTGAACCGCCATATCGCACTCCTGGCGCCGCTGGTTGTATGCCGATGCCGCCAGAGTTCGCGGAATATGGCTGTCGCAGATGACGACCGCAACCGATGGGGGCAGCGGAACGGCGCGATAGGACAGATCACGACAGTCGATCAGCAGCGCATGATCGGCGCGACCGAGCACCGCAATCAACTGGTCCATAATGCCGCATTGCACGCCGACGAAGTTGTTCTCTGCGCCCTGTGCCAGCAATGCCAGTTCTTCGCCGAGAATGTTCAGATTATTGAGCACCTGGAACGCATACCCGACGGCGACTTCGAGCGCGGCTGATGACGAAAGCCCCGCACCGCGCGGGACATCACTGGCGATCAGGAGATCGGCCCCCAAAAGCGGATGCCCTGCAACTCGTAGCGCCAGCGCCACGCCACGAATGTAATTGTGCCATGGTCGGTTGCTGCGTTCGATCTGATCGATGGCGAACGTATCCTCTTCGTTGAGGTCGGACGACGCCACCCGCACCAGTTGATCATGGCGCAAACGCGCCGCGACGTAGGTGGCGCGATCAATGGCGACCGGAAAAACGAAACCATCGTTATAGTCGGTATGCTCACCGATGAGATTGACGCGCCCCGGCGCGCGAACGATCACAGAGGGATGTATGCCGTAGTGTTGCTGAAAGCGCGCGCGCAACGTTCCGGTATCAAGCATACGTGGCCTGTCGATGTCTGGTGCAGTTCGGCGTCACATCCTGCGCCATTATACCATGCACGGCGCTCGCCTGAGTCGACCGCGCGAATATCGGGCAGACGAACGTTGTTTATGAAGGAGCGTGATTGGGAGCGTCACTTTCCCTTCTTCGCGGCGGTTTCCCTCAAGGAACGCCGACCATGACCTCAATCGGCATGTGATCTGCTATGATGGAACAAGAAAACAGGTTATTGCCAGCGCGCATCAGGTCCTGTGAGAGGAGACCGGTTGTATGTTGTGGATGCCATGGTTTCATCGTTTGTCCTCTTGTGTCTTGATTCTTCTCATCATTGTTGGGAGCGCCGGCAGCGCCCGCGCTCAGGGTGGAGCGCCATCCCAACCGGAGCGTGATCAGAATGTCGTCACTCTTGAGCGGATCGGCTCGAACGACCAGACGCTGAGCGGCGTATTTGACGGAACGCGCTACCTCTTCAACATCCCTGCGAACTGGCGCCTGGAATCGGGCGCACAGGCGCAACTGGACCTGAGCGTGTTCTTTCCGCTCGGCGGCGATCAGCAGCGTCTGGGTGGGTTTCTCGAGGCGCGCTTCAATCGGGTGCTGATCGGCACGGTAGACCTGACCCAACCGGGTGATCGGCGCGTGACATTTGCCATCCCTGATCAGGCGCTGACTCCAGTGCGCGGCGATGGTCGTCACGAGTTCGAGGTGGCGCTCGATAATCCGACAGGGTGCGATGTAGCGCCCGGTGAACGCACCGCCGTTGTTGTTCGATCAACGTCGCGCTTCATTCTGCCGCATACGCTGACGCCGCTCGATACCGATCTTCGCAACCTGCCGCGCCCCATTTTTCAGGGATCGTTCGATCCCGATCGGGCGACGATTGTCCTGCCCGATGATCCATCGCGTGATGATCTTCAGGCGGCGCTGACCGTCGCAGCCGCTTTTGGGCGCCTGACCGAGGGGCGGTTACAGATCGATCTGACGACGGTTCAACGTCTATCACCTCAGGCGCGGACGGGCAACCATCTTATCCTGTCCGGCAGCCATACCGGTCTGGCGCCTCTGGCGCGCAATCTCACGCTGCCTGCGCCCTTGCGCGAAACGGGGTTCGACGCTCCCGGCGCAACGCCTGCCGATGGCATTCTTCAGATGATCGTCTCGCCATGGAATGCGGAGCGTGTCGTATTGCTGGTGAGTGGCGGATCGAACGAGGGGGTGCTGAAGGCGGCGCGCGCGTTGAGCGCCGTTCCGGCGCGCATTAATGGGCGTCCTGATGTTGCAGTCGTGCGTGATTTGCCGAACGCGCCCGCAGATATGGCGCTGGCGATTGATCAACGCTTCAGCGATCTCGGTCTGGAACCGCGCGTGCTCCGTGATCGCGTCGGAACATTCGATCTGAAGTTCAATCTCCCTCCAGGGCAGCAGATCGATGAAGGGGCGTATCTCGATCTGACGTTCAACCACGCAGCGACTGTCGATTTTGGTCAGTCAAGCCTCTCGGTCGGGTTGAACGGCGTGCCGATCGGGAGTGTGCGCTTCAGCGATGAGACGACGCGCGTAACGACGAGTCGTATCACGATTCCTCCTTCTGCTGCCCGCTCCGGCGCCAATGTCCTGACGATCCAGACGAACCTGGCGCCACGGTCCCTTTGCACCGATAGTCGCACGATTGACCTGTGGACGACGATCTGGCCCGAATCGGCGCTCCATCTGCCGATGAAACCGGCAGCCGCCGAACCACGTCGGACGTTCAATCTCAGCAGTTATCCGCTGCCGTTCACCCTTCATCCGGGGCTGGCGACGACTGCATTCGTTCTCCCGCAGCGCGCGCCGGCGGCCTGGAATGCAGCCGCCCTGCTGGCATTTCAGATAGGACGGCAGACCCGTGACGCCATTTTGCAACCGCTGGTCGTGTTCGCCGACAATGTGCCCTCAGACGTTCGCGTATCGCGCGATCTGCTGATTGTTGGTCGCCCCAGCGCCCTGCCCATTCTGACCGATCTTGGCGATGTGCTGCCGGCGCCGTTCGATGCGAATAGTGATGCGCCGCGCTCAATTGATGCGCCGGTGGTGTACCGCGTGCCGCCTGATGCCAGTGTCGCGTATCTGCAAATGGTCGCGGCGCCGTGGAATCCTGAGCGAGTGGTTGTCGCGGCGCTCGGCAGCGACGATGCTGGCATCGAACAGGCGGCGCTTATGCTGATCGATCCGCGCCAGCGCGCTCGCCTCGCCGCGACGCTGGCGATTGTCGATCCGCAACAGCGGGTCACGCTTGGTCATGGTCGGGCAGTCATTACCGGAGCAGCGCCAACGCCGGTTGTGACGGCCACGCCGATTGCCACACCAACAGCGCAACCGACCGCTCAACCCGACCAACCGGCGCCGGTTCCTGAGTCGGATACTTCATCGAACAATGCGCTGTTGCTGGTTGCTGCGTTGGCGGCAGCTATTGTCGGCATCGGAGTAGTGATTTTCTGGCGCGTCCCCTGGCGACGACCACCGGGAACCTGATGCGCGCGAGGATCGT
This region includes:
- the galK gene encoding galactokinase, whose translation is MLDTGTLRARFQQHYGIHPSVIVRAPGRVNLIGEHTDYNDGFVFPVAIDRATYVAARLRHDQLVRVASSDLNEEDTFAIDQIERSNRPWHNYIRGVALALRVAGHPLLGADLLIASDVPRGAGLSSSAALEVAVGYAFQVLNNLNILGEELALLAQGAENNFVGVQCGIMDQLIAVLGRADHALLIDCRDLSYRAVPLPPSVAVVICDSHIPRTLAASAYNQRRQECDMAVQLLRRWYPGIRALRDVSEDHLAAHSDALPEPIRSRARHVVRENRRTLQGAEALERGDVVTFGRLMNESHASLRDDYQVSLPDIDILVETAHHLAGCYGSRLTGAGFGGCTVSLVERNEVESFSRDLLRVYHNATGRTATIYVCRASDGVGRATDNAGPQE
- a CDS encoding cellulose biosynthesis cyclic di-GMP-binding regulatory protein BcsB, encoding MSSCVLILLIIVGSAGSARAQGGAPSQPERDQNVVTLERIGSNDQTLSGVFDGTRYLFNIPANWRLESGAQAQLDLSVFFPLGGDQQRLGGFLEARFNRVLIGTVDLTQPGDRRVTFAIPDQALTPVRGDGRHEFEVALDNPTGCDVAPGERTAVVVRSTSRFILPHTLTPLDTDLRNLPRPIFQGSFDPDRATIVLPDDPSRDDLQAALTVAAAFGRLTEGRLQIDLTTVQRLSPQARTGNHLILSGSHTGLAPLARNLTLPAPLRETGFDAPGATPADGILQMIVSPWNAERVVLLVSGGSNEGVLKAARALSAVPARINGRPDVAVVRDLPNAPADMALAIDQRFSDLGLEPRVLRDRVGTFDLKFNLPPGQQIDEGAYLDLTFNHAATVDFGQSSLSVGLNGVPIGSVRFSDETTRVTTSRITIPPSAARSGANVLTIQTNLAPRSLCTDSRTIDLWTTIWPESALHLPMKPAAAEPRRTFNLSSYPLPFTLHPGLATTAFVLPQRAPAAWNAAALLAFQIGRQTRDAILQPLVVFADNVPSDVRVSRDLLIVGRPSALPILTDLGDVLPAPFDANSDAPRSIDAPVVYRVPPDASVAYLQMVAAPWNPERVVVAALGSDDAGIEQAALMLIDPRQRARLAATLAIVDPQQRVTLGHGRAVITGAAPTPVVTATPIATPTAQPTAQPDQPAPVPESDTSSNNALLLVAALAAAIVGIGVVIFWRVPWRRPPGT
- a CDS encoding response regulator transcription factor; translated protein: MSTILLVEDDPILSETLRYNLEREGYSVINAVDGVAGLERARRDQPDMVILDVMLPRLDGFSVCRILRQESEVPILILTARQDEIDRIAGLELGADDYVAKPFSLGELLARVRAIMRRSERRIGMMREVLDAGSLRVDTGSRRAWRDNVELNLSQKEFDLLVCLMRNRSMALSRDMLLERVWGYDFLGDSRTVDVHIRWLREKVEPDPSRPVYIHTVRGIGYRFEAPN